One segment of Plasmodium gaboni strain SY75 chromosome 3, whole genome shotgun sequence DNA contains the following:
- a CDS encoding putative SAC3/GNAP family-related protein (transcript variant 1; alternatively spliced) has translation VLSDYVNVAFENNEYYDNDVMLTLLRLFCLYPHCYDKEIIKKILICVLYNINNVDMNMYMSLINSSLYDENIKSVIYIYELIKNCQYKKLWNCINNNIGNEDNNCDYSYLKNDKNFISNIRKYILNTISISFESIYLKNMSEYLNMEDKTQLEQFLNENKWTIKMVNHKGHDEQICYNGNIETVQNKKNINTYFTEDNIGSYINKLNH, from the coding sequence AAGTTCTAAGTGACTATGTGAATGTAGCTTTTGAGAATAACGAATATTATGATAACGATGTGATGCTAACTTTGTTGAGATTGTTTTGTTTATATCCTCATTGTTatgataaagaaataattaagaaaatattgatatgtgttttatataatataaataatgtggatatgaatatgtatatgagtttaataaattcaagtttatatgatgaaaatataaaaagtgttatatatatatatgaattaataaaaaattgtcagtataaaaaattatggaattgtataaataataatataggtaatgaagataataattgtgattattcttatttaaagaatgataaaaattttatttctaatattagaaaatatattttaaatacTATCTCAATAAGTTTTgaaagtatatatttaaaaaacatgtcagaatatttaaatatggAAGATAAAACACAACTTGAacaatttttaaatgaaaataaatgGACTATTAAAATGGTAAATCATAAAGGACACGATGAACAAATATGTTATAATGGAAATATAGAAACAgttcaaaataaaaaaaatataaatacttATTTTACTGAGGATAATATAGGATCTTACATAAATAAACTTAACCACTAA
- a CDS encoding putative SAC3/GNAP family-related protein (transcript variant 2; alternatively spliced) — LSDYVNVAFENNEYYDNDVMLTLLRLFCLYPHCYDKEIIKKILICVLYNINNVDMNMYMSLINSSLYDENIKSVIYIYELIKNCQYKKLWNCINNNIGNEDNNCDYSYLKNDKNFISNIRKYILNTISISFESIYLKNMSEYLNMEDKTQLEQFLNENKWTIKMVNHKGHDEQICYNGNIETVQNKKNINTYFTEDNIGSYINKLNH; from the coding sequence TTCTAAGTGACTATGTGAATGTAGCTTTTGAGAATAACGAATATTATGATAACGATGTGATGCTAACTTTGTTGAGATTGTTTTGTTTATATCCTCATTGTTatgataaagaaataattaagaaaatattgatatgtgttttatataatataaataatgtggatatgaatatgtatatgagtttaataaattcaagtttatatgatgaaaatataaaaagtgttatatatatatatgaattaataaaaaattgtcagtataaaaaattatggaattgtataaataataatataggtaatgaagataataattgtgattattcttatttaaagaatgataaaaattttatttctaatattagaaaatatattttaaatacTATCTCAATAAGTTTTgaaagtatatatttaaaaaacatgtcagaatatttaaatatggAAGATAAAACACAACTTGAacaatttttaaatgaaaataaatgGACTATTAAAATGGTAAATCATAAAGGACACGATGAACAAATATGTTATAATGGAAATATAGAAACAgttcaaaataaaaaaaatataaatacttATTTTACTGAGGATAATATAGGATCTTACATAAATAAACTTAACCACTAA